One window of the Posidoniimonas polymericola genome contains the following:
- a CDS encoding FGGY family carbohydrate kinase: MSVLLAIDQSTSSSKAILFDDQCRVVDSASVDHRQHYPQPGWVEHDAEEIWQNVLTAARTVLVRNADQQPIGLSITNQRETLVVFDRATGRPLCPAIVWQCRRSDSICEELRREGYADWVQEATGLKLDSYFSASKVLWLVRNNTEVAAKLAAGEALLGTIDAYLIYRLTGGAVFATDHTNASRTLLFHLTERRWDPRLCELFQTPMDALPEVRESFAEFGQTTLDGALPRPTPICGVMGDSQASLFAQRCFAPGESKATFGTGTSVLRNVGDCSATPPGGSVAALAWVYQGKPTYAWEGLINYSAATIAWLRDQLGLISSAEESEQLAAEVVDSGGVFLIPAFAGLSAPHWKPDARAAIVGMTAYTTKQHICRAALESIAYQVADVFNATPFEGAESTVLRADGGATRNRLLMQMVANATRLTVEAADAADFSARGAAMAGLLGLGLVESFDALRELPLTATAYQPQLADDEAARRYAGWQDAVRRVM; encoded by the coding sequence ATGAGCGTGCTGCTCGCCATCGACCAGAGCACCTCGTCGAGCAAGGCGATCTTGTTCGACGACCAGTGCCGCGTGGTTGACTCCGCGTCGGTCGATCACAGGCAGCACTACCCGCAGCCGGGCTGGGTCGAGCACGACGCCGAGGAGATCTGGCAGAACGTGCTGACCGCCGCGCGGACGGTGCTCGTCCGCAACGCCGACCAGCAGCCGATCGGGTTGTCGATCACCAACCAGCGCGAGACGCTTGTCGTCTTCGACCGCGCGACCGGCCGACCGCTCTGCCCGGCGATCGTCTGGCAGTGCCGCCGCAGCGACTCGATCTGCGAGGAGCTCCGCCGCGAGGGCTACGCCGATTGGGTGCAGGAGGCGACCGGACTGAAGCTCGATTCGTACTTCTCGGCATCGAAGGTGCTGTGGCTCGTGCGAAACAATACCGAGGTCGCCGCCAAGCTCGCCGCCGGCGAGGCGCTCCTCGGCACGATCGACGCGTACCTCATCTACCGGCTGACCGGCGGCGCCGTGTTCGCCACCGACCACACCAACGCCAGCCGCACGCTGCTGTTCCACCTAACCGAACGGCGGTGGGACCCGCGGCTTTGCGAGCTGTTCCAAACGCCAATGGACGCGCTGCCCGAGGTGCGGGAGAGCTTCGCCGAGTTCGGCCAGACCACACTCGACGGCGCCCTGCCTCGCCCGACGCCGATCTGCGGCGTGATGGGGGACTCGCAGGCGTCGCTGTTCGCGCAGCGGTGCTTCGCTCCCGGCGAGTCGAAGGCGACCTTCGGCACTGGGACCTCGGTGCTGCGGAACGTCGGCGACTGCTCCGCCACGCCGCCCGGGGGCTCGGTCGCCGCGTTGGCGTGGGTCTACCAAGGCAAGCCGACATACGCATGGGAGGGGCTGATCAACTACTCCGCGGCGACCATCGCCTGGCTACGCGACCAGCTCGGGCTGATAAGCTCCGCGGAAGAGTCCGAGCAACTAGCCGCCGAGGTCGTCGACTCCGGTGGAGTCTTCCTAATCCCGGCCTTCGCGGGGCTCAGCGCCCCGCACTGGAAGCCCGACGCCCGGGCTGCGATTGTCGGCATGACCGCCTACACAACCAAGCAGCACATCTGCCGCGCGGCGCTCGAGTCGATCGCCTACCAGGTCGCCGATGTGTTCAACGCGACGCCGTTCGAAGGCGCCGAGTCCACCGTGCTCCGGGCCGACGGCGGAGCCACGCGCAATCGCTTATTGATGCAGATGGTAGCCAACGCCACGCGGCTGACGGTCGAAGCCGCCGACGCGGCCGACTTCTCAGCCCGCGGCGCCGCGATGGCGGGGCTGCTGGGGCTGGGACTGGTCGAGTCGTTCGACGCGCTGCGCGAGCTGCCGCTCACCGCCACGGCCTACCAGCCGCAGCTCGCCGACGACGAGGCCGCCCGCCGGTATGCTGGCTGGCAGGACGCCGTGCGGCGGGTGATGTGA